The region GTCCCAGCTCGATTTCGTGGACGTCACGTTCGCGCCAGAAGTCTTCGTGCCGATGGCGGGCAGCCAGCGAACGAGCACCGCCGCGGTGGCGACGCCGGCGAGCGCCACGACGGCGAACGCGATGCGCCACCCGAACCACTCTCCGAGCATGTTGCCGATGGGAATGCCGAGAATGCCGGCGAGCGAGCCGCCGACGGCGGTGTACGCCGTAGCTCGACCGAGCTTCTCGCGCGGAACGATCTCGACCGCGTAGGTCGCCACCACGGCCCAGAAGAGCCCATGGGCCATGGCGCCCACAACCCGGGCGCCCATGATCCATTCGAGACCCGGGGCGAGTGCGACGCCGAGGTTGCCGAGGCTCACGATCGCAAGGGAGGCGATCACCAGAGGCTTTCGCGGAGCCTTCGCGAAGGCGAGCGACAACGGCGCTGTGGTGAGCACGACGGTGAAGGCGAACACAGAGATCATCTGTCCGACGAGAGCCGCCTCAACGCCGAGATCATCGGAAATGTGTGGGACGAGCCCGCCAGGAAGGAACTCGGCGGTCTGCGCGATGAAGATCGCCGCGGCGAGCGCGAGCAGGCCGACGACGGGCAGGTCGCGAGGGCGACGGTGGGCGCGTGCGTGCGGAATCGCACGTACCCGTGTGAAAGGAGGGGAGAGTCGACGCTGCTGCTGCATGAGGCAGGACCAAGCGGTACCCGTGCTCGCACCGGTGACCGGGGACGCGACACCGCTGTCGCGGCGGGGATCTCAATTCTACAACGGATCCTTGAGATCGAGAACGTTCTACATATAACGTTCTCGACGAACCCTGATTTCCTGAGACGAAGGAGTCCCCATGAGTGACAAGTTCGATGCCGGATCCGGCATCCACCGCCGCAGACGCACGCCAGCCCTCGTGGCGATGGGCGTTTCTGCGCTACTGGTCGCGACCATGGCGCCCAGCGCTGCCGTGGCGGCGCCGCCGACGGACGAGATCCCCGATTCGGCCACCGTCCGACCGCTGGGGGAGATCGGGCCCACCGCGTCGAGCTTCCTCTGCCAGATCTACCCCGAGTACTGCGCCTTCTTCCCGTCGCCTACGGCAGGAATGGGCATTCCGCTCGGCGGCATCGGCGCGGGCAACTTCATGATCAATCAGTCGGGAACCTTCGGCCCGTGGTGGTTCGGTGGGAGCCAAGGCGCCGATCACGCTTACGAGGTCCGGGCGCTCCCGCAGGCAGCTTTCCACGTCTACGAGAAGGTGGGCGCAAGCGCGCCGACCGTGACGACCCTCGCCACGGACGGCCCCGAGAGCACCAATCCGGCGCAGACCTGGGAGTCGCCGCTGCCTGGCTGGAACACCCTGGACGCCGGTGACGCCTCCTACTCGGCCCTGTACCCGTTCGGCTGGATGGACTACGGCACCGAGAAGCTGTCCACCGATGTGCAGCTGAAGTTCTACTCGCCCATCGTCGCGGGCGAGGACAAGCGGTCGTCGCTGCCTGTCGCGTACTTCGACGTGACGATCACGAATCCGAGCACCACCGACCCCGCCGATGTCTCGGCGATGTTCACGATGCCCAATGTCGCGGGCCACGAGGGGATCGAGCCGGCGACGGTACGCGAAGGACTCACGAGCCAGCACCGCAAGGCGAAGGGCATCGAAGCGGTGACGCTCTCGTCCGACTCCGACGCGAACACCCCCGACGCCTACAAGTCGGAATGGACGATCGCCGCCAAGACCGCCCCCGGCCAAACGGTGTCGTATGTGACGTCGTGGGATGCCGACGGCGACGGCTCGGAC is a window of Microbacterium terrae DNA encoding:
- a CDS encoding MFS transporter, which gives rise to MQQQRRLSPPFTRVRAIPHARAHRRPRDLPVVGLLALAAAIFIAQTAEFLPGGLVPHISDDLGVEAALVGQMISVFAFTVVLTTAPLSLAFAKAPRKPLVIASLAIVSLGNLGVALAPGLEWIMGARVVGAMAHGLFWAVVATYAVEIVPREKLGRATAYTAVGGSLAGILGIPIGNMLGEWFGWRIAFAVVALAGVATAAVLVRWLPAIGTKTSGANVTSTKSSWDRSAIGIAAVCFLILVLVLGQTAFGPYTTLWLEDVAGFERSMIPLYLMITGVAGAVGAVVAGNLYDRYPRATFALSGTVLTLSMVLLPVVASTGFSGALLAVAICSSMGFAGLPMMLQTRMMHTASPQLRRLAGAVQTTVFNVAIGGGAVIGGLVVVGPGVAVLPLLAAAAAVVTCLAAVLWDSLEAAASRRLASSSMV